Within the Ranitomeya imitator isolate aRanImi1 chromosome 8, aRanImi1.pri, whole genome shotgun sequence genome, the region ACCTCATGTAGACTTGTATAGATGAACTGTTAGTAAGGATTTATCTTATTCCATGGATTCTCTCTCTCCAGCGCCATCTACTTAGTTCGCCATAAAGACTCGCAACAGATCTTTGCTATGAAGAAAATAGCTAAGCTGAACCTGGATACTTCACAGATGGTGGAACGGGCCTATCTGGAGAGGGACATCTTAATATTTGCAGAAtgtccctttgtggtctccatgTTCTGCTCCTTTCCAACTAAATCTCAtctgtgtatggtcatggagtataTAGGAGGTAGGACACGTACATTGTAGCTCAGCTCATGTCTGCTCACATCTTATTACCTCTTATCATTCAGACTTGTCCACATGAATGGTTACATCCCCCATAACGTATAGTAAATGATCTATTACCAAGATGCCCGGAAAGTCATTGATTTGTGTGATCTCCTCTGTAGGTCCACACTGAGCATGTGGATATCTCCATCTGTAGACAAGATGTGGCATCACTTATAGTTACATGGACGACATTTCCCCATGACTTCAGACTAATGTGCACTACATATATCTGTATATCTTCTCTCCTGCTTCTCATTATACATCATGGTGATCTGTATAAACCCATCACCAGTCATGTTTCCCTTCTTTTGTAGGTGGAGATTGTGGGACCCTTCTAAGCACCAGGGGTCCTTTATCTGTTCCCTTGGCCCGTTTGTTCTTTGCAGAAGCGGTGGTTGCTGTAGAATATCTGCATAGTtacggtgtggtgcacagagacctcAGGCCGAAGAAGTAAGCGCCCCCTGTAGTTTAAAAAGAGGGGAATGTTATGATTTATTTTCACAAAGCTGGTGAGGCTAAACCATCTTCTCTCACAGCCTCCTGATAACCTCTGCTGGACACATTAAAGTCACCAATTTTGGGCTTTCAAAAATTGGTATTATGATGCCAAAAACCAACACCTACAAGGAATTACCAGAGAACATCAGCAGAGAGTTCCAGGATAGTGAGGTCAGCATTATTTAAAAACTCGCCTTGATCTTTACAAATCTCATCACAGTATTGTCTCCTCCATGTTCTCCATTTATAGAGATCTTTTCCATTGATCTGATCTGATCTTTCATTGAGAGAACTTGTCAGAGCTATGGTTTCACCAATCTCAtagttattcatttttttttttttctgttgatttGCAGGTCTGTGGCACCCTGCATTATATAGCCCCAGAGGTCATCCTGAAGAAAGgctatggaagacctgttgactggtggtCAATGGGGATAATTCTACATGAATTCCTTGTGGGATGTGTACCTTTTGCTGAGGATATCCTAAATAATCTTCATAAAAATGTTATTGGTAAGTAGAATAATTTGATCATTGTTCTCACTGGTTACAATGGTTGCATTCTTTTGCTTTATATTACAGTTCATTAAAGGTTTTATTTTCTATACAACAGGAGACATAATTTGGGACGGTGATCACACTCCTCCCCCAGATGCTCAGGACCTAATCACTATGCTGCTGAGAACAAATCCTATACATAGACTTGGGACGGGTAACAGATTCTAGTATTAATATTTACTTATGACACCAAAGACATATCACTAATGTTTATGAGGCACTTCTCTATCAGCTCGTCCTTTTCTTCTTCTCCATACTATGATTTTGTCTATCTCATTCATACTAATGaagttatattaaaaaaaaaaataagatatgTATCAGTCTCTGACAATATGCACTTCATcacttttttgtatttgttttgcagGAGGAGCATTCGAGATCAAGGATCATCCTTTCCTGAGTGACTTAGACTTTGACAACCTTCTTAGTCAGAAGCCGGAGTACATTCCTCCACCTGTGTCAGACGTGGACACCAGCTTATTtatcagtaaggcctctttcacacttcagttatttggcgtcagtctaaaaccgccattttcctcaaataacggatccgtcattttttttgacggatccgttattttcccatagacttgcattagtgacggattgtgacggatggtcgtccgttccatccgccatgcgacggatccgtcgaaatttggcggacgttttctgaaaatagacggacattgaaacgttttttgtcaccgccgaaatggcggatcgcgacggatccgtcgcgtccgccattccatagaatggccgcctatgggcgacggatccgccgca harbors:
- the LOC138647761 gene encoding microtubule-associated serine/threonine-protein kinase 3-like: MNVIKSSIPAGMPHMSDYETSKLISSGTFGAIYLVRHKDSQQIFAMKKIAKLNLDTSQMVERAYLERDILIFAECPFVVSMFCSFPTKSHLCMVMEYIGGGDCGTLLSTRGPLSVPLARLFFAEAVVAVEYLHSYGVVHRDLRPKNLLITSAGHIKVTNFGLSKIGIMMPKTNTYKELPENISREFQDSEVCGTLHYIAPEVILKKGYGRPVDWWSMGIILHEFLVGCVPFAEDILNNLHKNVIGDIIWDGDHTPPPDAQDLITMLLRTNPIHRLGTGGAFEIKDHPFLSDLDFDNLLSQKPEYIPPPVSDVDTSLFIKDEEDTSEDSESFDFLNFSSSSERHAKLCATAARIKNEDHKSHPDCTPASTPNISEMQKESVPVSNRDSAISSLPSSSPLSEFSAQEEKKSAI